The nucleotide sequence ACGGCCAGGTCATCTGTTCCGGCTGAGTCGCGGGGTACGAAGCGAATTTTATAGGATTGGGGAACAGTGAGAACGTTTACTTCGGGCCGCCATTGGATCTTTGCCATGAGATGCTCCAATAGTTGAGGGGGGATGCTGCGCCGATAGGTGGGTGTCAATTTTCCGCAGAGTAATTCCGGCATGTTGCCTTGTCAAGATGTTTTACAAGGCGGCGGGATGTTGATCAGGCAGGAAGGAGGATGCCCAATACGAATTTTCCTTGTTACGCAATGCGAATTCGTCGTGCTAGCCGATGCGTTTTTTTCATGATACTCGATACGATTCTGTCGTGATACTCGATGCGATTTGGTCGTGATACTCGATGCGATTTGGTCGTGATACTCGATGCGATTCTGTCGTGATACTCGATGCGATTCTGTCGTGATACCCGATGCGATTCTGTCGTGATACCCGATGCGATTCTGTCGTGATATCTATAATAATGCGAACAGTTCGGGTTCGAGAGGGGAACGGTATCGGAATTTGGCAGAATCTTACCTACGAGCAAGAGAGGAGGGAGAAGAGGCATGCTTCATATCCACCCAAAAGTAGTTGACACTTTTTTTTAATACAATGCGGCGAAGACGCACCAATACATATCACCGCTGTCACTTTCTCAGAGTTGATTAACGGCTTCTTAACTGAAGATCAGGAACCGTTGATGTATAATTTCAGGCCGCTGCCGAGAAAAATAGAGGGTCTTTTTCCTCAATCAGGTCAAATAGCAGCTCAGTCCAGTCTTTTTCCTGCTTTTTACCCGTCAAAATCTCCATCGGTGTTTTCTTGACTCGTTTTCCCGCACGGTATCGCCTGTTATTATGATAAAATGCGATCAGATTCAAGGTGTTCTGGTTCACCTGTCCCCGTGAGGTATTCAGATACGGACGAATGACGGAGTTGATACATTCGACCATGGCCGAACTCTGTACAATTGTGTCCAACTCGTTGTATACACGATCTTTGATAATTTCAAAATCTTCCTGAAGATACCCTACGGCGAATTCAAGATGCCTCTGTTCTCTGTCCGCGCATCTCTTACGGCGATCCGCCTTTTTTGCTTTGATCACTGCTTTATGATGCTGCCATGCCGAACAGAGCGACGACAGCGCGTTATGATTGATCGGCAATTTTTCGAGTTCTTCCCTGACCTCGAGGGCTACAACGAAATAATTCAGAAGATTCGGCAGGATATTTTTTATTCCGTCGATTGCTTTGTTGATTTTTTCATTGCCGAGAGTTTCAATCATCTCAAGAGCTGCCTGAATGTTGCCTTCCGCCTGCTGACGATTCCGCAGTTGGCCGTCGCAGCAGAACGGGTTCAATTCATTGATAATACATCGGTATAGATAAAAAAAGTTATCATACAGCGCCACGGCCTTCCGCGCTTCGCTGCGTGCTTTTTCATAGAGTTCGGTTCGTTTGCGGATAACCGCCTTCGTTCGTGCAGAAGCAATTTTTCCTTCGCGGTTATACTCCTCCGTAATAGCTTTATAAGCCGATTTTTCTAGTTGTTCCAACCGACTTCCGAGACGATATGCAACAGCGTGAAAAGTGTCTGGCTGCCTCATGATGACACCCGAAAAAAGTTCATCGTGAGCCGCGCACAGCCCGGATCCTTCATCGGTGACGAGATAAATCGCCTCAATTCCATTATTTTCAAGGCAGATCCAATGCTTTTTCCATTCTTCAGCACGTCGTTTTTCGGCGAGTTCTATCTTTAAAATCGCGGAGCTGATCGGATCGACAGTGATTAGAATAGGTACACCGCCGGAAAATATTTCATCGCTCAGAAAGACAACCCGCAAATCATTGTCTTCAAGCCTCAGCTCAGGGGGAACAAGCGAGCCTATATGATTTAAATATGTGCTAACAGTACCTTGAGATGAGAAGCGTAGGCCGATGCGGTTCATTATCGCCACAATAGATCCGATACCGCATTTCCCCTCAAGTCGTAATGAAGCTATCATTTCAACAGCTTCTCTTTTGTTTTCAGTATCGGCAGGTTGAACGGGCGGCCCGAGCGCAAGTTCAACAATTTCCTCGAAAACCGCCAAGGTGTCATAGATAAACGTCCTGGAAACATTGTAATATTTCGATAATGCGGTTACCGTGCCCCATAGACCGAAAATTTTAGCGCAATACGCTTCATAAACGATTTGTAGTCGATCGAAAGTTGCTAACTCAGGGCGACGAAGAAATTTATTTCCGAAAATATTGCTCGCGTTATCGGGGACGGGCACTTGAGGTACGAGAGAAAACATAAGGCGATCTTGGTTCAATTTGGCTGAGGAGTATTTGCCGTTATAATAGCTGAACCAAGCAGCTTGTCGCAACTTTATGAATAACTTTCTGTACAAGTGTCAACCCGGATATGAAGGATGCCGGAGAAGAAACAAAAAAACGGCACCTCAACCCGAAGGCTGAGATGCCGCTTATCACCATACTAATGATACTGTCGTAACTCAGTTCATTATCGCTGCATAACGCCGGGAACGCGGATATCCTCAATGAGGTGCTGGATATGCTCTGGCGGTTCCGGGGTAATGCGGGAGACCAGGTAGGCAATGGCAAAGTTCACCAAGGCCCCGACTGCACCAAAGGCCTCAGGTGAAATCCCGAGGAACCAGTTCTCAGGGGTATTGGCGGCCATTGCAGTATCAGCCACAAAGAACCAGCCCTTGAACCAGAAGATGTATACCAAGGTAATCAGCAGACCGGATAGCATACCACAAACTGCACCGATATTATTCACCCGCTTGACAAAAACACCCATCATCAGAGCAGGGAAGATGGAGGAGGCCGCCAGACCAAAGGCCAGAGCAACAACCTGGGCGGCAAATCCTGGAGGATGGAGACCAAACCAACCAGCCACAGCGATAGCACCGGCCATAGCGATACGACCGGCCATGAGCTCGCCTTTATCACTCATGTTCTTTGCAATAATGCCTTTGAGGAGATCATGAGAGATGGAAGAAGAGATGGCCAGCAAGAGGCCCGCAGCGGTGGACAGGGCTGCGGCAATACCACCGGCAGCAACCAGGGCAATGACCCAGTTGGGCAGTTTCGCAATCTCAGGATTGGCAAGGACCATGATATCCCGGTCAACCTTGACCATTTCGTTCTCAACCCCTTCATAGTTGGGGCCAACATACTGGATCCTGCCATCACCATTCTTATCTTCATGGACCAGCAGACCGGTTTTTTCCCAGTTCTTAAACCATTGCGGACGCTCCTCGTATTTGAGCCACTCGCCTTCACTTTGCTGGGCAGCCTGCGCCGTACTGGTGGGACGAATGGTCTCCATCAGATTCAGGCGGGCCATAGCACCTACCGCAGGGGCCGTGGTGTAGAGGATGGCGATAAAGACCAGGGACCAACCCACAGAAGAACGGGCATCCTTTACCTTAGGCACGGTAAAGAAGCGGGTGATAACATGAGGAAGACCGGCCGTCCCGATCATCAGGGACATGGTATAGAGAAAGATATTCAGGGTCGAGCCGTTCTGGGTCGTGTACTGGGTAAAGCCCAGATCAACCAGGGTCTTATCCAGTTTCTCCAACAGGAACATACCAGACCCCTTCAGCTCTCCACCAAGGCCGAGCTGGGGCAGGGGATTATCGGTGAGCTGGAGGGAGATAAAGACCGCAGGTACGGTGTAGGCAAAGATCAGCACGCAGTACTGAGCGATCTGAGTGTAGGTAACGCCCTTCATGCCACCGAGAACAGCATAGATGAAGACGATAACCATACCGACACCCAGGCCTACTTCATAGGGGAGTTCAAGAAAGCGGGAAAAGGCCACACCGATACCCTTCATTTGCCCGATAACATAGGTCAAAGAAGCTACGATCAGACAGATAACCGCAACGACTCGAGCAGTATTGGAATAATACCGATCACCGATAAATTCAGGAACGGTAAACTTCCCGTATTTCCGCAGGTACGGGGCCAGAAGCATGGCCAACAAACAGTAGCCGCCTGTCCAGCCCATCAGAAAAACAGACGCATCATAGCCCTTAAAGGCGATGAGTCCGGCCATGGAGATAAACGAGGCCGCAGACATCCAGTCTGCACCAGTGGCCATACCGTTGAGCACCGGATGCACGCCCTTGCCAGCAACATAGAACTCACCGGTGGTCCCGGCCCGGGCCTTGATGGCAATAAAGATATAGAGGGCAAAGGTGGCGCCCACCACCAGATAGGTCATTGCTTGTAAACTCATTCTGTTCTCTCCTTAATCTTCCTGTACACCGAATTTACGATCCAGCTGATTCATACGCCAGGCATAAAAAAAGACAAGTATGACAAAGCTGTAGATAGACCCTTGCTGGGCAAACCAGAAACCAAGCGGATAGCCGCCCAAAATATGAATGCTATTCAATGCCGGGGCAAAGAGTATGCCGCAACCATAGGACACGATGAACCAGACAACCAGACATCCGATCACCAAGCGGATGTTCGCCTTCCAGTATTCTTGCGAATCACTGCTCATATAACCTCCTTATGTTAATATGTATAACAGGCAAGGTCCTTGCCTGTCTCTTATGGGACTCCATTCCCTTAGTTACTCCATAGAGTACAAGACCCCGAGGCCAATCCTCGAGTGCTTATGATCTGTGTTTGCAACCCATTTATTCCGCACCCCTCCCCCTAAAAAAGCAAGCATCAAGAGCGCGATCTCGCTTTTTTCACCCCTGTCATTATTTCACAATTGTCTTTCATTCTTGTGCAAGGGCAACTTGACGCGACCTCACAATAAAGAGCACATCGTAGGACCTTCTTTCATCAGGAAAATTAACAGGGTTACATTATAATTGTCTCATCCTTTACAGCAACTCTTTACAATAACGTAGATTCTCAAAAAAGACAAATAACCACTTTTATACTTTTCTCTGACAGAGCTGTCAAGTAGGGAAGAGATGAGGAGGAAGAATATCAGCCACGAATTCTTCCGGCCCGGTACAACTCTTTCAAGGAGTGAATACCTCCGTCTCGGATTTTTTTCACAAGATATAAAAAGAGATAGGCTGTTTGGAGGGCATCTTCTAATGCATCATGAGGTTTAAAAAGAGGAAGGCCAAATTCTTTGGTGAGCGCATCAAGGGTATAGGAGGAAGCGTGGTCGTGATGTCCGTAATGATCGATCTTACCACTGTCCTTATAGCGACGGGCGAGCCGCATGGTGTCAATCCCAGGATTGGACAGGGTCCCGCCCAGGAGCTGACGGGCGGCCTTATTGAGAAAGGACATATCCAGGCCAACAAAATGGCCCACGATCAGGCTGTTATCGCAGAACTCAATAAAATCAGGCAGGACCTCGGCAGCACTGTCCGCCCTTTTCAGTTCTTCCGGGGTAATCCGGTGGATCAGGGTCGCCTCATTGGGATTAATATGCACCGGACGGATGTAGCGATGAAAGGTCTGGTCCAGCTCAATCTGGAGATTGACGATCCGGACAGCGCCAATGGAGATGATCTCGTCTTTCCGTTTATTCAGACCAGTCAATTCGGTGTCGCAGACCACAAAGCTGTAGTCCGTCAGGGGCGCGCCCTGGTTAAAATGAAGAAACTGCTCTTTGTTTCTGCGCAGGACAGGATGCGGAGGGTCGAGAGAGAGCATCCTCCTGAGGGGTTTGAGCAAGGAACGCATTATCAGGGGGTGGGAAACATTGTTTTCAAAACACTGTGCAAGCGATCAATCACCTCAAAGGCGTCCCGGAGCATTCGTTTTTCCAACTCCGAGAGCTCATCCGGGGCAATATAGTTATCCGGTTCTGCCCCAGCTTCTATCTGATTAAGCTGATGGATAATACGGAGCTGCATCTGCATCTCATAGGCATCAACGGCCTTGACCCAGAGGGACTCATCAAGAATATTTTCTTTGGCAAGAACATGGAGACGGGCCAGGGTATTGGTCTCCCGCACCCCATGCCTGAGAGCGAGGATCCTGGCAAAATTGACAAAAGGCGTTATCCCCTGCTGCTTGATATCCAGCTTATTCTTATGCTCACCGTTCTTTTCTACGATGAAGTTTCTGAAAAAGGACAGCGGTGTTCTGCCAGACAGGCATTGGTTGGCAAGGTGGAGCAGGTAAAGCTCCTGTCGCTCAGTCAACTCCATCAAATACTGACGAAGCTCATCAGCAAAGGACACTTTACCGAAGCCAGCCCGGAAGTCAAAAAATATCGTAGCATGCAGGAGTTCCTGAGGGTCAGGAGAGGATACCCAGTCCGCGAAATAGCCCTTCCAAACGGAAAGGGGCTGGCACCATTTTGGGTTAACCGCCATGATCTCACCCGGACAAAGGGGATACCCGCATTCCACTAAATGATCTATCGCCTTGCGGGCAAGGCGGGCAAAATAGGCCTCAGCCTCCCTGCCCTGCTGTTCGTTCTTGGGGTCTGCATAGATAATGGCGTTGTCCTGATCGGTTTTAAAGGTCTGCTCCCGTCTCCCCTCAGAGCCCATGATGAGCCAGCAATACGGGAGCGGCGGCGGGCCCATCTCCTCTTCAAGCAGGGTCAGCAGGCGCTCCAGGATATGATCATTGAGGATGGAGATCATCCGGGAGATATTGCCCGACTTGGCTCCCTCCTTGATCAGATTACGGATCATTTCGGGAATCTTTTTGGAGAGGGGATAGAGTCCGGCGATCTTTTGCTGTTTGCCGACCTCCTTAAAGAGAGAATACGGGGATATGCCCTGGATCAGGGTAATATCATGGGAGGTAATGACCCCAACAATCTTTCTCCGTCGTTCCACAGCAAGATGATGAATCGAACAGGACATCATCTTGAGCAGGGCATCAAAACAGGTGGACTGGGAGAGCACCGTGGCAAGGGGTGAGGACATGATCTGTCGAACCGGCTCCGTGTACGCCAGGCCGGGGGCAAGGACCTTTGAGCGCAAGTCCCTATCCGTAACAATGCCGATAATCTCGTCCGCTGCTTCAGGTTGATGAATGAGTAACGAGGCCACACGATGGGTTGCCATCTGCTGCGCTGCCTGCTGGATAGTACTGTCTACGGAGAGCTTACGAAGAGGTTTTTTGACAATATCACCGACCTGCATGGAAAAAAGGTAGAGATTCTCGTCACCCCGGCGGGTCATCTTATGGCGCCGCAGCTCGACATAGGCCGTGTTGACAAATTTTTCCGAGAAGCTTTTCAGATAATACTGAGAGAAACCAGGCTGGCTGTTGATCAGGTCAAGAAAGACCGCTTTGGGAAGGAGGAAGCAGAAGGTATCCTCAACGGTCTCCACTTCAAGGTTGGCCTTGGTCCCCCGGATAATGGCAAGAGCCCCGATATAATCCCCCTCGCCCCGGTAATCCTTGAGGGTGACCTCGCCTTCGTCGTCGATGATAAAGGATTTCACCCCCCCTTGCTGAATAAAAAAAAGATGGGAGATCTCTGTTTCACCGGCATGGAGCAGCTGCGTCCCTTTGGGAAAGAAATCAACCTTTACATGCCGCGCCATCCGATGCAGGGTTTCATGGTCAAGCTCTGTAAAGGGCATGATTTTGGCGAAAAAATCAACCACGACTTCAGGGGCCAACGAATGTACATCTGCTGCCATCGCTTTCTCTGTCCAGTGTATTGCTTGTCGATCTTTTCAGTCAGGATCCTTTCTTACCGGAAGAACGTAAAATAAATATAGGCACCGTGCCCGGCCAAAACAAGCACGGGGAATACAAGCTGGAGAAAAGCACGCCCCAACGGGGTGGATTGTACTGCGCCTTGTCTATCGATTTTGGGCGAGCCAGGCAGGCTATCCAAAAGAACTGCCTTCTCCGGGTTATCTTGCAGATAGAGCAGGCTCTCTTCACGATCGTCTTGGAGCAAGGCAACCTTATGCGTCTTCTCGACAACCTCGAATCGCCTGCCGCTTCTGTCTTGAAAGGCAAAGGTGAATTTATAGACCCTCTGTTCGTTGATCGTTGTGTTTGTCGCCTCTTTTGTGAGGAGCTTCCCTTTCGTAGGGATGCCCTGCTGGAGAAGCTTGGCGACCCGGAGGGCCTTTGCCAGCCCAAAGAGAAGAAACACCAACCCGACCAACGGAAAAATGAGAACCAGCAAGGCCGCAGGCCCAAACATCCTTCTTCGCATCCCCTGTATCCGCGAATAATAGGGTCTCCCTTCAGGATACTCGACAGTGACCTCAGCGCCCTCTCTCAACCATTTTCCTGTTACATAGGAAAAATCTTGTATCCTTTTCCCGTTTGCATCAACAAAGGTATAATGATTTTCGTAAATCGATTCCTCATTCTCGGATGCATTTGTTTCCCGAGACTCGGTTATGACGCCCTGAACAGTAACGCGTTCCCCGGAAAAAAGGAGAAAGGACATATCAGCATTGCAGGCGAAGAGCCAAAAGAAGATCATACCAAAGCCAAAGAATATCCAGCCAAACTGATTGGCAAAGCCTCCAAAAAAGACGTTGATCCAAACAGAGACCGGGATGGCCCTTTTCCGACCGTTCAAATACATGGCAAAAAGGATAAGGGGATGAGTCTTCGTATGAGTTTAGGTTGAGTACGCTCTCCTGCCATTCATGAGCAGAGGAAGCAATCGGGGCGGATAAAACTAATCAGAGTTTTCTTCTTGTTTTCCTTTTTTCCGTTGTCCTCCCTTTTTGCCACCCTTTGCCTTGCCGCCTTTTTGGGGCACTTGACGGCTCACCGGGGTTGCTGCCCGCCACTGCTCCTCGGTCATTAACAATTCGCCGTCCTCGCGAGAGACAGCCAAAACCGTCCCTTGCAGGGCAAAGATACGCACCACCCGATAGACAGTCCCTTCATAATTCAGCAGGCGACCAACACGGGGCATTTCCCGCTTAATGGTCTTGTAGTTATCAAATTCATAGGTCAGGCAACAGAGCAGCCGATTGCAGACCCCGGAAATCTTGGCCGGGTTCAGGGGCAGATCCTGGGTCTTGGCCATCTTGATGGAGACAGAATCAAACTTCTGTAAAAACGAAGTGCAGCATAACTCCCGGCCACAGGCCCCAATGCCGCCGGTCATCTTAGTCTCGTGCCGGACGCCGATCTGGCGCATTTCCACCCTGGTCCTGAATTCCTGTACCAGATCTTTGACCAGTTCCCGAAAATCCACCCGATTTTCTGCGGTGAAATAAAAGATCACCTTGGAACCGTTAAAAAAACGCTCCGCCCGGACCAGATGCATGGATAACGAATGTTTTTTTATACATTTCCGGCAAAAAGAGGCGGCCTGTTTCTCCAGGGCGGGCAGGGTCTCGTATTTTTTCTTCTCCTCAGCAGTGACACGCCGGAGAATCTTGTAGGAAAAGCCCCTCTTGATATTTGGGTCTGTTCCCCCTGATGTCCGACTGATAACTATCACCGGCTCAAGGCAATGCTCTGTCTCCGCCATCACAACATCACCCTTACCCAGCTCAGGCTCTGTGCTCAGGGCAGTGTATTCCTGCCCTAGCTCACGAAAACGAACACGGTAATATGTTTTTTTCTCTGAACAATCGGCATCTGCTTCCTTCCTGAAAAACGGCTCAACAGACTGTGGTTCTTTGTTTTCCGTCATATATAACTCACCAGGTATATCCCGGCAGATCTTTTTTTAGAATGAGTGACTAATGTTTTGTCACAGGATGCCCCCAGCTAACGACGTGTTCCTTGTTCAAGAAAAAAGTTCCAGCAAAAGCACCTCACACACCAAGGCACGATTACAGTTCCTCGCCAGCTGACGACGAGCGGCGTCAACAGCGTCCACCATAGCAGAAAGACGTTGCAAATTCCAGCCTTCTCTTCTTGCAGAGGGAAGGC is from Candidatus Electrothrix sp. GW3-4 and encodes:
- a CDS encoding sodium:solute symporter family protein, translating into MSLQAMTYLVVGATFALYIFIAIKARAGTTGEFYVAGKGVHPVLNGMATGADWMSAASFISMAGLIAFKGYDASVFLMGWTGGYCLLAMLLAPYLRKYGKFTVPEFIGDRYYSNTARVVAVICLIVASLTYVIGQMKGIGVAFSRFLELPYEVGLGVGMVIVFIYAVLGGMKGVTYTQIAQYCVLIFAYTVPAVFISLQLTDNPLPQLGLGGELKGSGMFLLEKLDKTLVDLGFTQYTTQNGSTLNIFLYTMSLMIGTAGLPHVITRFFTVPKVKDARSSVGWSLVFIAILYTTAPAVGAMARLNLMETIRPTSTAQAAQQSEGEWLKYEERPQWFKNWEKTGLLVHEDKNGDGRIQYVGPNYEGVENEMVKVDRDIMVLANPEIAKLPNWVIALVAAGGIAAALSTAAGLLLAISSSISHDLLKGIIAKNMSDKGELMAGRIAMAGAIAVAGWFGLHPPGFAAQVVALAFGLAASSIFPALMMGVFVKRVNNIGAVCGMLSGLLITLVYIFWFKGWFFVADTAMAANTPENWFLGISPEAFGAVGALVNFAIAYLVSRITPEPPEHIQHLIEDIRVPGVMQR
- a CDS encoding 3'-5' exonuclease — encoded protein: MLSLDPPHPVLRRNKEQFLHFNQGAPLTDYSFVVCDTELTGLNKRKDEIISIGAVRIVNLQIELDQTFHRYIRPVHINPNEATLIHRITPEELKRADSAAEVLPDFIEFCDNSLIVGHFVGLDMSFLNKAARQLLGGTLSNPGIDTMRLARRYKDSGKIDHYGHHDHASSYTLDALTKEFGLPLFKPHDALEDALQTAYLFLYLVKKIRDGGIHSLKELYRAGRIRG
- the ricT gene encoding regulatory iron-sulfur-containing complex subunit RicT, translating into MTENKEPQSVEPFFRKEADADCSEKKTYYRVRFRELGQEYTALSTEPELGKGDVVMAETEHCLEPVIVISRTSGGTDPNIKRGFSYKILRRVTAEEKKKYETLPALEKQAASFCRKCIKKHSLSMHLVRAERFFNGSKVIFYFTAENRVDFRELVKDLVQEFRTRVEMRQIGVRHETKMTGGIGACGRELCCTSFLQKFDSVSIKMAKTQDLPLNPAKISGVCNRLLCCLTYEFDNYKTIKREMPRVGRLLNYEGTVYRVVRIFALQGTVLAVSREDGELLMTEEQWRAATPVSRQVPQKGGKAKGGKKGGQRKKGKQEENSD
- a CDS encoding DUF4212 domain-containing protein, producing MSSDSQEYWKANIRLVIGCLVVWFIVSYGCGILFAPALNSIHILGGYPLGFWFAQQGSIYSFVILVFFYAWRMNQLDRKFGVQED
- a CDS encoding DUF3592 domain-containing protein — translated: MYLNGRKRAIPVSVWINVFFGGFANQFGWIFFGFGMIFFWLFACNADMSFLLFSGERVTVQGVITESRETNASENEESIYENHYTFVDANGKRIQDFSYVTGKWLREGAEVTVEYPEGRPYYSRIQGMRRRMFGPAALLVLIFPLVGLVFLLFGLAKALRVAKLLQQGIPTKGKLLTKEATNTTINEQRVYKFTFAFQDRSGRRFEVVEKTHKVALLQDDREESLLYLQDNPEKAVLLDSLPGSPKIDRQGAVQSTPLGRAFLQLVFPVLVLAGHGAYIYFTFFR
- a CDS encoding DUF294 nucleotidyltransferase-like domain-containing protein; translation: MAADVHSLAPEVVVDFFAKIMPFTELDHETLHRMARHVKVDFFPKGTQLLHAGETEISHLFFIQQGGVKSFIIDDEGEVTLKDYRGEGDYIGALAIIRGTKANLEVETVEDTFCFLLPKAVFLDLINSQPGFSQYYLKSFSEKFVNTAYVELRRHKMTRRGDENLYLFSMQVGDIVKKPLRKLSVDSTIQQAAQQMATHRVASLLIHQPEAADEIIGIVTDRDLRSKVLAPGLAYTEPVRQIMSSPLATVLSQSTCFDALLKMMSCSIHHLAVERRRKIVGVITSHDITLIQGISPYSLFKEVGKQQKIAGLYPLSKKIPEMIRNLIKEGAKSGNISRMISILNDHILERLLTLLEEEMGPPPLPYCWLIMGSEGRREQTFKTDQDNAIIYADPKNEQQGREAEAYFARLARKAIDHLVECGYPLCPGEIMAVNPKWCQPLSVWKGYFADWVSSPDPQELLHATIFFDFRAGFGKVSFADELRQYLMELTERQELYLLHLANQCLSGRTPLSFFRNFIVEKNGEHKNKLDIKQQGITPFVNFARILALRHGVRETNTLARLHVLAKENILDESLWVKAVDAYEMQMQLRIIHQLNQIEAGAEPDNYIAPDELSELEKRMLRDAFEVIDRLHSVLKTMFPTP